A single region of the Sphingobium sp. EP60837 genome encodes:
- a CDS encoding diacylglycerol/lipid kinase family protein — MEINPLPREAVLIVNVHSRKGEALFAQAKEKLEQGGVRLIAAHAVHDPDRLQDLVRQAVASGAPMVIVGGGDGSLSGTVDELVGKNCVFGVLPLGTANSFARTLGLPLDLEGAVEVIAKGRRQRIDLGVIDHDYFVNAASLGLSPMIGRTVPHKLKRYLGRIGYLIWAVKCSIGFRAFRLMIDDGQSQRRMWSTEVRILNGSYHGGVELSEQADVQSGELVIQAVVGRSHARLAWDWYAKFFKLRDRDGQTEEFRGRSFRIETRPRQRISIDGEVLAKTPVTVAVAPGAIDVAVPG, encoded by the coding sequence TATTCGCGCAGGCCAAGGAAAAGCTGGAGCAGGGCGGGGTGCGGTTGATCGCCGCCCATGCCGTGCATGACCCGGATCGATTGCAGGACTTGGTGCGCCAGGCTGTGGCAAGCGGCGCGCCGATGGTCATCGTGGGCGGCGGTGATGGATCGCTGTCCGGAACGGTCGATGAACTGGTGGGGAAAAATTGCGTGTTCGGCGTCCTGCCGCTCGGAACGGCGAACAGCTTTGCCCGCACGCTTGGCCTCCCGCTCGATCTGGAAGGTGCGGTGGAGGTGATCGCTAAGGGGCGGCGGCAGCGTATCGACCTTGGCGTGATCGACCATGATTATTTCGTCAACGCGGCCTCTCTGGGGCTGTCGCCGATGATCGGCAGGACAGTGCCGCACAAGCTGAAACGCTATCTCGGGCGGATCGGCTATCTGATCTGGGCGGTCAAATGCTCCATCGGATTTCGCGCGTTTCGGTTGATGATCGATGACGGACAGAGCCAGCGCCGCATGTGGTCCACCGAAGTACGGATATTGAACGGTTCCTATCATGGCGGGGTGGAACTGTCAGAACAGGCGGACGTCCAGAGCGGTGAACTGGTGATACAGGCGGTGGTGGGAAGGAGCCATGCGCGACTCGCTTGGGACTGGTATGCGAAATTCTTCAAGCTGCGCGACCGTGATGGGCAGACGGAGGAATTTCGGGGGCGCTCCTTTCGGATCGAGACGCGGCCCCGGCAGCGGATTTCGATCGATGGCGAGGTGCTGGCCAAGACCCCGGTCACCGTCGCGGTCGCGCCGGGGGCCATCGATGTGGCTGTGCCCGGGTAA